Proteins found in one Capsicum annuum chloroplast, complete genome genomic segment:
- the rpoB gene encoding RNA polymerase beta subunit, producing MLWDGNEGISTIPGFNQIQFEGFCRFIDQGLTEELYKFPKIEDTDQEIEFQLFVETYQLVEPLIKERDAVYESLTYSSELYVSAGLIWKNSRDMQEQTIFIGNIPLMNSLGTSIVNGIYRIVINQILQSPGIYYRSELDHNGISVYTGTIISDWGGRSELEIDRKARIWARVSRKQKISILVLSSAMGLNLREILENVCYPEIFLSFLSNKERKKIGSKENAILEFYQQFACVGGDPVFSESLCKELQKKFFQQRCELGRIGRRNMNRRLNLDIPQNNTFLLPRDILAAADHLIGLKFGMGALDDMNHLKNKRIRSVADLLQDQFGLALVRLENVVRGTICGAIRHKLIPTPQNLVTSTPLTTTYESFFGLHPLSQVLDRTNPLTQIVHGRKLSYLGPGGLTGRTASFRIRDIHPSHYGRICPIDTSEGINVGLIGSLAIHARIGHWGSLESPFYEISERSTGVRMLYLSPGRDEYYMVAAGNSLALNQDIQEEQVVPARYRQEFLTIAWEQVHLRSIFPFQYFSIGASLIPFIEHNDANRALMSSNMQRQAVPLSRSEKCIVGTGLERQAALDSGALAIAEREGRVVYTNTDTILLAGNGDILSIPLVIYQRSNKNTCMHQKPQVPRGKCIKKGQILADGAATVGGELALGKNVLVAYMPWEGYNSEDAVLISERLVYEDIYTSFHIRKYEIQTHVTSQGPEKVTNEIPHLEAHLLRNLDKNGIVMLGSWVETGDILVGKLTPQVVKESSYAPEDRLLRAILGIQVSTSKETCLKLPIGGRGRVIDVRWIQKRGGSSYNPETIHVYISQKREIKVGDKVAGRHGNKGIISKILPRQDMPYLQDGRSVDMVFNPLGVPSRMNVGQIFECSLGLAGSLLDRHYRIAPFDERYEQEASRKLVFSELYEASKQTSNPWVFEPEYPGKSRIFDGRTGNPFEQPVIIGKPYILKLIHQVDDKIHGRSSGHYALVTQQPLRGRAKQGGQRVGEMEVWALEGFGVAHILQEMLTYKSDHIRARQEVLGTTIIGGTIPNPEDAPESFRLLVRELRSLALELNHFLVSEKNFQINRKEA from the coding sequence ATGCTCTGGGATGGAAATGAGGGAATATCTACAATACCTGGATTTAATCAGATACAATTTGAAGGATTTTGTAGGTTCATTGATCAAGGTTTGACGGAAGAACTTTATAAGTTTCCAAAAATTGAAGATACAGATCAAGAAATTGAATTTCAATTATTTGTGGAAACATATCAATTGGTCGAACCCTTGATAAAGGAAAGAGATGCTGTGTATGAATCACTCACATATTCTTCTGAATTATATGTATCCGCGGGATTAATTTGGAAAAACAGTAGGGATATGCAAGAACAAACAATTTTTATCGGAAACATTCCTCTAATGAATTCCCTGGGAACTTCTATAGTCAATGGAATATATAGAATTGTGATCAATCAAATATTGCAAAGTCCCGGTATTTATTACCGATCAGAATTGGACCATAACGGAATTTCGGTCTATACCGGCACCATAATATCAGATTGGGGAGGAAGATCAGAATTAGAAATTGATAGAAAAGCAAGGATATGGGCTCGTGTAAGTAGGAAACAAAAAATATCTATTCTAGTTCTATCATCAGCTATGGGTTTGAATCTAAGAGAAATTCTAGAGAATGTTTGCTATCCTGAAATTTTTTTGTCTTTTCTGAGTAATAAGGAGAGAAAAAAAATTGGGTCAAAAGAAAATGCCATTTTGGAGTTTTATCAACAATTTGCTTGTGTAGGTGGCGATCCGGTATTTTCTGAATCCTTATGTAAGGAATTACAAAAGAAATTCTTTCAACAAAGATGTGAATTAGGAAGGATTGGTCGACGAAATATGAACCGAAGACTGAACCTTGATATACCCCAGAACAATACATTTTTGTTACCACGAGATATATTGGCAGCCGCCGATCATTTGATTGGGCTGAAATTTGGAATGGGTGCACTTGACGATATGAATCATTTGAAAAATAAACGTATTCGTTCTGTAGCAGATCTTTTACAAGATCAATTCGGATTGGCTCTGGTTCGTTTAGAAAATGTGGTTCGGGGGACTATATGTGGAGCAATTCGGCATAAATTGATACCGACACCTCAGAATTTGGTAACCTCAACTCCATTAACAACTACTTATGAATCCTTTTTCGGTTTACACCCATTATCTCAAGTTTTGGATCGAACTAATCCATTAACACAAATAGTTCATGGGAGAAAATTAAGTTATTTGGGCCCTGGAGGACTGACAGGTCGCACTGCTAGTTTTCGGATACGAGATATCCATCCTAGTCACTATGGACGTATTTGCCCAATTGACACATCTGAAGGAATCAATGTTGGACTTATTGGATCCTTAGCAATTCATGCGAGGATTGGTCATTGGGGATCTCTAGAAAGCCCTTTTTATGAAATTTCTGAGAGGTCAACCGGGGTACGGATGCTTTATTTATCACCAGGTAGAGATGAATACTATATGGTAGCGGCAGGAAATTCTTTAGCCTTAAATCAGGATATTCAGGAAGAACAGGTTGTTCCAGCTCGATACCGTCAAGAATTCTTGACTATTGCATGGGAACAGGTTCATCTTCGAAGTATTTTTCCTTTTCAATATTTTTCTATTGGAGCTTCCCTCATTCCTTTTATCGAACATAATGATGCGAATCGAGCTTTAATGAGTTCTAATATGCAACGTCAAGCAGTTCCTCTTTCTCGCTCCGAGAAATGCATTGTTGGAACTGGGTTGGAACGACAAGCAGCTCTAGATTCGGGGGCTCTTGCTATAGCCGAACGCGAGGGAAGGGTCGTTTATACCAATACTGACACGATTCTTTTAGCGGGTAATGGAGATATTCTAAGCATTCCATTAGTTATATATCAACGTTCCAATAAAAATACTTGTATGCATCAAAAACCCCAGGTTCCTCGGGGTAAATGCATTAAAAAGGGACAAATTTTAGCGGATGGTGCTGCTACGGTTGGTGGCGAACTTGCTTTGGGGAAAAACGTATTAGTAGCTTATATGCCGTGGGAGGGTTACAATTCTGAAGATGCAGTACTTATTAGCGAGCGTTTGGTATATGAAGATATTTATACTTCTTTTCACATACGGAAATATGAAATTCAGACTCATGTGACAAGTCAAGGCCCTGAAAAAGTAACTAATGAAATACCGCATTTAGAAGCCCATTTACTCCGCAATTTAGACAAAAATGGAATTGTGATGCTGGGATCTTGGGTAGAGACGGGTGATATTTTAGTAGGTAAATTAACACCCCAGGTCGTGAAAGAATCGTCGTATGCCCCGGAAGATAGATTGTTACGAGCTATACTTGGTATTCAGGTATCTACTTCAAAAGAAACTTGTCTAAAATTACCTATAGGTGGCAGGGGGCGGGTTATTGATGTGAGGTGGATCCAGAAAAGGGGTGGTTCTAGTTATAATCCCGAAACGATTCATGTATATATTTCACAGAAACGTGAAATCAAAGTAGGCGATAAAGTAGCCGGAAGACACGGAAATAAGGGTATCATTTCAAAAATTTTGCCTAGACAAGATATGCCTTATTTACAAGATGGAAGATCCGTTGATATGGTCTTTAACCCATTAGGAGTACCTTCACGAATGAATGTAGGACAGATATTTGAATGTTCACTAGGGTTAGCAGGGAGTCTGCTAGACAGACATTATAGAATAGCACCTTTTGATGAGAGATATGAACAAGAAGCTTCGCGAAAACTAGTGTTTTCTGAATTATATGAAGCCAGTAAGCAAACATCGAATCCATGGGTATTTGAACCCGAATATCCAGGAAAAAGCAGAATATTTGATGGAAGGACGGGGAATCCTTTTGAACAACCCGTTATAATAGGAAAGCCTTATATCTTGAAATTAATTCATCAAGTTGATGATAAAATCCATGGGCGTTCCAGTGGACATTATGCGCTTGTTACACAACAACCCCTTAGAGGAAGAGCCAAACAGGGGGGACAGC
- the petN gene encoding cytochrome b6/f complex subunit VIII, with protein sequence MDIVSLAWAALMVVFTFSLSLVVWGRSGL encoded by the coding sequence ATGGATATAGTAAGTCTTGCTTGGGCTGCTTTAATGGTAGTCTTTACTTTTTCCCTTTCACTCGTAGTGTGGGGAAGGAGTGGACTCTAG